The proteins below come from a single Maylandia zebra isolate NMK-2024a linkage group LG23, Mzebra_GT3a, whole genome shotgun sequence genomic window:
- the hpxb gene encoding hemopexin produces MELITRTLLLGLALSLTNAAPAHQDEPAPEDGDAALPDRCEGIEFDAITLDESGKNPFFFKEGHLWNGFYGPAKPSTMFFKELDEHHHLGHVDAAFRMHNPEKQDAHDHIFLFLDDHVFSYYNHTLETGYPKTIQEDFPGVPTHLDAAVECPQGECITDSVLFFKGQDVYVYDIVTKKVKTKTWPLLPLCTSAFRWAEHYYCFHGHNFTRFNPVSGEVSGTYPKDARNYFMKCENFGHGGDHKAPKCSEVKLDAITTDDRGRIYLFTGLNYMRVDNRRNGLHAFPITRGWKEVTNGVDAVFSYTNKMYLIKDDQVYIYKTDAHYVLIEGYPKSLREELGIEGTVDAAFLCPNEHTVHILQGHMIRDVDLTATPRVINREIPLPLPDIDAGLCGPDGIKVFKGSQYYLYESPMILATSRIAPVPRNITSGMIGCED; encoded by the exons GCATCAAGACGAGCCAGCACCAGAAG ATGGAGATGCTGCTCTACCAGACCGGTGTGAAGGAATTGAGTTTGACGCTATCACTCTTGATGAGAGTGGAAAAAACCCCTTCTTCTTCAAAG AGGGCCACCTGTGGAATGGTTTCTATGGTCCAGCTAAACCCTCAACGATGTTCTTCAAGGAGCTAGATGAACACCACCACCTCGGCCATGTCGATGCTGCTTTTCGGATGCACAACCCAGAGAAACAAGATGCCCACGATCACATCTTCCTCTTCCTG GATGACCACGTGTTCAGCTATTACAACCACACTCTGGAGACCGGATATCCAAAAACTATCCAGGAGGATTTTCCTGGAGTCCCCACACATCTAGATGCTGCTGTGGAGTGTCCTCAAGGAGAGTGCATTACCgactctgttctgttcttcaaaG GGCAAGATGTGTATGTTTATGATATAGTCACAAAGAAAGTGAAGACCAAGACGTGGCCCCTCCTGCCTCTCTGCACCTCTGCTTTCCGCTGGGCAGAACACTACTACTGTTTCCATGGACACAACTTCACCAGGTTCAACCCAGTATCAGGAGAAGTTAGCGGCACGTACCCAAAGGATGCCCGCAATTACTTCATGAAGTGCGAAAACTTTG GTCACGGAGGTGATCACAAGGCTCCTAAATGCAGCGAAGTCAAACTAGATGCCATTACTACAGATGACAGAggcagaatttatttatttacag GGCTTAACTACATGCGTGTGGACAACAGGCGTAACGGCCTTCACGCCTTTCCAATAACCAGGGGATGGAAAGAAGTGACAAACGGGGTGGATGCCGTTTTCTCCTACACCAACAAAATGTACCTGATTAAG GATGATCAGGTTTACATCTATAAAACTGATGCCCACTACGTCCTGATTGAAGGCTACCCTAAATCCCTCAGGGAGGAATTAGGCATTGAAGGAACCGTGGATGCCGCTTTCCTCTGTCCCAATGAACACACAGTTCATATACTCCAAG GACACATGATTCGTGACGTTGACCTCACTGCCACGCCCAGGGTCATCAACCGAGAAATACCTTTGCCCTTGCCTGACATTGATGCTGGTCTCTGTGGTCCAGATGGCATTAAAGTGTTCAAGGGTTCACAGTATTACCTCTATGAAAGTCCCATGATATTGGCTACAAGCAGGATCGCTCCTGTTCCTCGAAACATCACGTCAGGAATGATAGGGTGTGAGGAttaa